Proteins from one Malaya genurostris strain Urasoe2022 chromosome 2, Malgen_1.1, whole genome shotgun sequence genomic window:
- the LOC131427855 gene encoding uncharacterized protein LOC131427855 has product MGNCFKGCLSEENHLRGRALNTSGSQYEMLVEGKLQQQEQGRKNNTKKKSKLFSKFWKSKDVEYSRLKKANNNFIDRIHNADHQKLGSDIQLQCLDAHSLLLVSKDNNTRRNGYHDLNTDMTSTPGSSLDLEWENDIGYQNNPWVLRPSDDRLLPNYPNQTDAVFKVEEWSTLKKSKDRINSIRRLDRNGASRLAEGGSNSQPMGAFEPQSSGATRTPSICGSYASSSHISTPEDSLEWDIDQDRQLKSENESIDFETKELLLEIEQLKNRVLNETGANIRDLKFDESIS; this is encoded by the exons ATGCTAGTTGAAGGAAAGCTACAGCAACAAGAGCAAGGCAGAAAAAACAATACCAAG aaaaaatcaaaactattcagtaaattttggaaaagcaAGGACGTGGAGTACTCAAGACTGAAAAAAGCAAACAATAATTTTATAGATCGAATTCACAATGCCGATCATCAAAAACTCGG ATCTGATATACAACTGCAGTGCCTAGACGCGCACTCGTTGCTGCTGGTGTCCAAAGATAACAATACTCGCCGCAACGGATATCATGATCTTAATACGGACATGACTTCGACGCCGGGCAGTTCGCTTGATCTCGAGTGGGAAAACGACATTGGATACCAGAATAATCCTTG GGTACTCCGACCAAGTGACGACCGACTACTGCCCAACTATCCAAATCAAACGGATGCTGTGTTCAAGGTGGAAGAATGGTCAACTTTGAAGAAAAGTAAAGACCGGATAAACTCCATCAGGCGGCTGGACCGTAATGGAGCAAGCCGTCTAGCGGAGGGCGGATCAAACAGCCAACCAATGGGTGCTTTCGAGCCCCAGAGTTCCGGTGCCACTCGAACACCCTCGATTTGCGGTTCGTATGCCTCTTCCTCACACATATCAACGCCAGAGGATTCGCTCGAGTGGGATATCGATCAGGATCGGCAGCTGAAATCGGAAAACGAATCGATCGACTTCGAAACGAAAGAGCTGCTGTTGGAGATCGAACAGCTGAAGAATCGCGTTCTCAACGAGACTGGTGCTAACATAAGGGATCTGAAGTTTGACGAATCGATAAGTTGA